The region tatcgttatattatattatgcatgtatgtaaataatatGTACAGACAAGATGGACAACGTAggttcaaatttatataatgtGCATATTACAAGTAATGTTGAAGATGTACATACGTACGGATCTTCGATTTAGTAACGATCGTGAACTAATCATTTATTACGTTCTGTTCTATAACTAAAGCAGAGTTCGTAAGGTAGTTGATTAAACAAATCTTGAGATTGATCTCTCCAGCTTATATTGTGTTAATTGAAATCGGTTTTATCGATAACAGATTAATGCTATGTTTCAACACATTAGGATGACTCGTTTATGAGAAGTGTATGACTTCTAAACTGATTATTCTTGGAGCAAATGAGGAGAAAGGGGGTCGAAAATACGCGTGATGAAATATTCGAATTGTCAACGTTTTGAAAACAtaacaaaatatcaaaaacaGCCACTTCCTGTTTGAATACTATGCCTTAAACTTGTCAATCGAAAGCTGGGTGAACTCTGTCATAAAACATTTCATCAGAAAGACGCAACACTAATGTGACGAATCATTACTACAAAATGCAACACCGGTTTCAGCACTAACTTACAGTCAGAATAAATACAACAGACTAAAAATACTCCCCAATCGTATTtgtttatatatgtacaacCAAATTGAGACCTAACTGGGTGATAGTACGGTATGTTTTTTTCGTAATATCCAATGCCTTACTGTTTTCTCGTAGTAATTGCTAGAAAGCATACAAATAATGCAGAGGgagtaagaagaaaaattaaagaataaaagatagagaaaaaatgtacaaaacaTTCTGAAAGAAGGCTCGTCACATCTGTCACGCacagcctttttttttttagtgtcTCAAACTCAGAGGACACTTTCTAAGTTTTTATGCTTCATCAGCAGTCCAGGAGTAATAAACCTTGTGTATGATAATTACTGGACCAGCATATGCACAATTTGACAATATCAATGTAGTcaacaacaaaacaaatatttcagtttcaaagttctttcacttgactaaaaaatttgcaacgttACTAGCCTTAGCGTGAGTTATGTTCTTGGTGTCGGATGGTTGAAGAACGTTTTCTGAGCCTGGGATGgcggtggaaaaaattgagcaGTCAGCGGTGGCggaggtggtggtggtggaggCGCAGTTGGAAATCTCTGGGCTGGAACAGTCGACGAAGATGGTACGAACTGCGGTGGGTAAGGATTAGAACCCGGCGGTGCTTGAggtattaaaaattgttgCGTTTGCTGTTTGTTAGGCAAAGGTTGTGCCGCTGCGCTTGGATATATCGGCTGAGACACTGCTTGAGGCACTGCAAAGTTCGAGTATTGCACTGGCACTGGTTTAGCTTGAAACTGAGGAAAATGGATCGGAGCTGAGCCAGGAGGTGGTATATAAGGTTGAGGAGGTAATTGCGGAGATGGATACACAGTTGCTGCAATAGGAATCGGAGCATGAGCAGAAGGGGATAATTTTCGGGCCTTCAGAATTGCCTCTGCAGTCAAACCTGCAAATAGAaccaaaatttgatattttcaattacgtTTTATAGAATATAGCAGATGCTGATGTCAGAGATTAAGCAAAATGATTCAAATGTGGTTACATTAGAAAATTGATGAAGGATTTCTACCTTGTTTGCGGGCTCTTTCTTCCTCATCATCACTGAGAAACAGTCCAAACTCGCGTTTTAGTCTCTCGGTAAGATTCTCTCGCTGGCGTTCAACCAAAGTTGGGGCAGCGGACCAGCCCATTACTCCTTCTTCTCCACCTATTGATCGTTCAAATTCGTATAATCTTGTAATTTATAGGTTCAGGATAGACAAAGGTCTTAAGACCTAAAGGctatcgatgaaaaatattgtgaattttgATTTATGAAGACTTCTGGATAAAATGACACCAAAGTAGTGAAAGTAGTTGTAAAATTGTGCAATTCATTTACCTAGGTTGCCTATTCATACGTAGAGTTTGTGCCAGAATTATCATCTTTCAGCATTGTTTATTATTGATTCTATGCTAGAATAGAGACGAGTGCTGGATGctacgttaaaaaaaaacaagtatcAAAATACTGAACGGTTAGTGCTTTGCTACGTTATAACAAGGCATTGACTGGTAGGtagtttcgtttcatttctgAAGCGCATCAGTTATTCTGAATCATTGTTGAAATAGTAGAAGAACATTAAGATTTAAGAAAACCTTGTCACATATAGGTCTAAATTACTGACCTGCGAGAGATTGCCGATATACCGAAAGATGTTTACGCTGAATCCAGCACTCTATCCCTATGCTCACTGGTAATGGCAGCGACTGTATATGCAAATCTTTTACTAAGTGCTCCAAGGATCACTCGCCTTTCTTTTCATCGCTATCTACGTTGATGAACAGTGGTAGAGTTGTTAAGCTTGGTAGATCCAATGCAACTTTTGAATTTCCTTCTTCATCAGAACTTAGCGAAGAAGTTCCGCTACTAGCACTGTCTGATCTACCCCTTGCACCCCCCCGTTCTGACAACATGTCAGTTGATGGCTCTGGTTCTGGCTCAGGTGGCGTGCCAGTAGACTGTTGCTTACGTTTTCGATACTCTGATATTGACaactacaaaaaaattgaatgcctCCATTGATTATCTGAGTTTAGGGATTTTCACTAGTTGCAAAACAGTGCAAGATAATACTTCAATGCAAGCCTACGTTTTCTAAGTTGGtgaattcttttcaaatttcacttcACACAAATGCATCTGATCATTTTAAGCTGGAGAATAGTTTGAACAATCATAGCTCATAACATACGCATCACATGTAATGGAATAGCACATTTGCTAATGATGCGCAAAGCCTATTCAGAAGTATTTACAGCAATCATCCAATTTCAAGGACGAATAAAATTGCTAAGATGAATGTCCCAATTGCTGCCGTAATTTAATAGACTCTTTCAACTATTTAAGGTGACACTTACTGAATAACAATTTGCTATCCTTTCAGCTACTGAAATGTATGATTAAGATTTGTACATTTAACGTCAGTGATTTCAATtcatataaaattaaatgGTCCGTAATCATAATTCGAGGTTTTAGTTATTGAAACATTCAACTTAATGCAGAGATTTTTCATCAGGGTAACGCTAAAATGGTACATCGAACTCCTTGATTAACGTGATTTCCAGCTTACATCTTGTTGCTTTTATACGAGAGAAAGTAGGTTTGAAAAAGAAtgtgaatcgaaaaaaaatacgtatttcaaattaatcACAAGCTAAACATACAGCTATTTTTACAACTACCTACTTACATTAAGCATATTTTTTGTCTTGGCGATTCTAGGTAAATCGTCAATGGATTACACCTAGAATCgggagtgaaagaaaaatatcagtttatgaaaacaatttatgaATACATGCAAAATGGAGAATAActggatataaaaaaaaacaatgtctGGTTCTATTgcaaatataaagaaaaatagttcaaTAAATACAACATATGTGAAATAGATTGGAGTTAATTTATAACTTGTTACGACGTTTGCTTGTATTCAAATTATGCACAATCTTTACTACGCTTTTGGTAACTTGGAATATATTTTGAGTTACTAATAAAATCAACGGTACTTTTGGATAATTAAAATAGAGATTTGGATATAATCAGTTCTATATCCAGCCATTCTATAATAAATTTGCGACCGTTATATAATAAATGCAATGTAATAACAGTGACATCTATATAGCATTGTGTTTATGAATTTGAGTGTAAAAGGATCATTCAGTCATGCCATACACTTGAATTATCACACACGACATACACCCTAAAGGTTTCAGACAATTCAGCCATTGCGAGTAGTAATAATTACGAGAGAACGAAAAAGAATAGAGAAAACTAAAAAAGGAAGAAGCATTCTGTCCTAGACAGGCTCTCTACCACATTCCTACCGTTCTAACCTTGCGCTTGACTGGAGCAGGAATCTCCGGCTTCGAGGCAGATGGTGCTGGCATATCCGTAGGCGTAATAGTTCTAGGATCTTTTAAACGTTTAGGTTCGtttgaaacattttcctcCACCCTCTCAGAAACGTTTTCGACACGTACAGGATCTTTATCAGGTTTTATGACATCATCGACATTTTTAACAGGATTGGTACATGAAATTCGGTCCATCTGATCATCATTAGAAATAACGTTCATTTCTTCGTTGGATATCTCCATTTTCACTGGTTCTGGATCAACATCAATTTTTGCCTCTAATAATTCTCTGAGGGCCGAAGAGAGCATTGATTTTTGTCCATCTTCTGTCGAAGCATTACCTACTTCAATCTCAATAGTGGATTCAATGATCGATGCTTCAAAATCAAGCTGCAACTTGGCGGGTTGTGTTTGTTCAGGTTTTTTACGTATTCTTTCGCTAAGTGGTGGaatgggaaattgaatttgCGGAGCATCTGCAATTGATTCCACATCAATGTTCGACGACGTTGACTCGAGTATAGATTCCTCTGACAAAGTTACCGACTCACCTAAGTTGTGTACCTTCGGAGGTTCGAAATTGTCGCGATTTGTCGTTTGCTTATTTTCGAAGTCAATGAAGTCTCTCTTCTCGGGTTTTCTCTCAAACTCTCTAAATGCCCGCATCTTAGAGTTTATATGGAATTCTTTAAACGAAATACTCTCCTCCTTAAGATCATCCATGTCTCTATCTTCGGATTCGGAATCCTCTTTCGAACTTTCCATTAGCCCCTCAATGCCGTCCATGCTTTTGTCTTTCTCTGAACTTGTGTCGACTTTCTCTTTGTAATCGTTTCCATCGTCTCCagtaattttcatcatttgcgCCTCGACATCAAACTCATCAATAGACATGTTGTCGTCTGATTTCACTTCATCGGATCTATTGTTCTCAAACTTCCTGTCATCGTCggatttttcattctcactGGCAATATTTACTATTTCTGCAATACTGCCACTAAATTCAAGCCGCATTTCAGCTGCCCGTTGTTTCAGTACTGCGTCCGATTCCATTGCAGCAATCGGTGAACTTAGGTCTTCCATTTCTGTGTCTGGTTCATTCTGATCGACAATTTCCACTGTGCCTTTTTCAATTAGCACCACTTGCGTTTCCTTCTTTAACGTAATTGGTTCTTTTTTGATGTGTTGAGACTCTCCTTGATGTTCTGTTGGCTCATCTTTTACCTGATTTGGTTCAGTTTTATTGACAGACATTAGTTGAGCATCAGAAATTTCACTTTTGATAACAGCTGGTTCAGACTTACAAGGGGACTGTGAATTCTTCAGAGGTTTTTCGTCTTTTACAAACTCGTTACTTAGCGCTTTTTCTGGAAGGACCGATCCGCTTTTAACCATTGGCATTGGTTCGTCATCTTTCTCATCTTTTATGCAAAGTGCTGACTCAGGgttgtcaaattttgaatttgtgaactcgattttttctttcagctcGTGCACATCTGCTGTTTCAGACTCTGAATCAACTTCATCCTTCACATTGTCTTGTCCATATTCTAAATTCGGTGTAGATCTCTCATTAATGGGGGATTGAGGCATATCCACGAATTCATcctgaaaaaaaagacgagGTTCCCGTAAGATATGGATAAGATGTTAAAAAACGGGAAACTGGGGTTTTTCTTTTGGACATGCGTAGATTATTCTTATAACTTtcctttgaattttcaacatgAGTTATAGATCAACAAAATTGCCGACatttgagaataaaaataggCTAACCAAGGGCAATTACAGATCGAATTTATCACATGAAATTCGAActtgttttcatcaatttacCTCGTTATGACACGTTGGCTGAGAAAGTGTGGGTTGTTCAGATGTCAGCAGAGTTGGTGTAGTAGGCGGCGTATAATTGTCAGATGACAAACTTTCCCTGGCGATCCTTCTTTTTTTGGGTGGAGCTGCAACTATTTCGTTGGGTGGACTCTCTGGCCTGCTGTTAGGAGAATCGCATTCTTCAGAAATAGCTTGTCTTAGCCACCTTTTTTTTGCAGAGCCAGTAGATCCTGAGCACGACGAATTTCCAGTTATAGTTTGTCTCCGCTGAGGAGGAGAGTCGCAAATTCCGGAAACAGAATTCGCGGCCTGGACCAAAGTGGCCAAACTTTTAGCTGCATAACTTTGAGTAAGAAATTCAGGCGATGGATCGGTTGGTGACAAGAAGTCGGTCGGTTTGTTCAATTGATTGACAGGATTATTCAATGGTGCTGGAGGCACAGCAGGTATTGGGGATATTTGAGGAATATGGGTTTGAGGTGGATCTGGAGATTCTTTCAGCCACTCATTCATAAGGACCTTCTTAGTTTTTGGAAACTTGAAACCTGGCGCTAATGGCCCGACAGCTGCTGCGACCAGTAAACAAGCGGAAGATAGAGGAGTAGATGGAGTTGAGCTTTGGGAGCTGCTACTGGCACCGCTATCGCACGTAGGACTCTTGATTGGAGTTGGCTGCTGCAGAGGTGGAGAACTCGGCCCTGGTATATTAGAATTTGCTAAAGCAAGTAGCAAGCCAGCAGCTGTTGGAATTCCATGATGGCCAGTAGCTCCAACGCTACCGCTATCGGTCACATCTTTCGTTGGAGTATGAAGATGTGAAGTGTAAGAAGGCATTCCCCGTATCGGTGGGTAACTCTGATTCGGAAGGGGTGGTGACTGCAAAGAATTACTCTCTTCTCCCGACGATATATCAGAGTCCGCCGAATTTAATCTTGTCCTGCATCTGCTTTGCTGTGAATGAGAGCTGCTGGTTGTTCGCGCGCGACCCTTTCTCCTCTTTCGTCGAACAGGCCTTTCCGTGTTTTgggatttttgtttcaaaggAGGGGCAGAAGTAACTTGACTTTCCTCGTTGTCACTATGCGTACCACCAGATTCTTTTCTCTGTGCATTTCTTGCCTGAACTTCCTGTTTCCTTTGTTCTGCTTTTTCCAATCTTTCAAAAGCCTTCATGATCGCTTCCATCTTACGCTCTTCCCTcgtcattttctttttgtccTTTTTATTTGACTCCGGAGCTTGCGATGGTGTAATCGAAGGCGAAGTAAGAGGCTGCTGCACTGTAGTTGATGGTTCTTCTTTAGCTACCTGACGTGTCACTGTTGCACTTACATTTGCATTTGTGATAGTTCTTCGAGGAGGAGCTGCCGTTGGTGCTGGCACAGGTGTTGGAGTCGTCTGAGTAACACTTATAGTAGAAACTGCAGACAAGGAGTCACTATCTTCGCACACTGTGTTTCTTCTGCCTCGCCGTCTTCTTTCCCTACCGCTGatggaaaatataaaaatattggatATTGAGTAACGGTATTGTAAACATgtataaacaaaaattctcgTGCTAAGagatatttatatttgaaattaaaaaaaataacttcgAACTGATACTTACTCGGCATTTTCTGCAAGGGCTCCGTTGCTTCCTCGTCTACCTGGTTGTCCCATAGTGGCGACTTGACACTCTCGCGTATTGTTGCAAGCACAAATAAGTGGTGCAACAGGTGAATTTGGATTCGGAGAGAGCATGATATCGTGCTGCTCATGCTTGATAGtgatttcagcatttttttcgatatttgtCGTTGTGACAATGTACAAATGCAATGTTCCTTTCTCTATGCAATGTTTCACCTCAGCGTTCGGTTTACAACTTCGACGAACGAACCTCGCGTCGTTACCATAAGTTCTTGTATCAACACAAACTTCTGTCCCGTCGCGTGGTAGTCGgtaaaaaaacacaaaagGTCCTGGTCTTTGTGCGTGTTGTCGACCTTGCGGATGCGAAGGCCTGTGCTGAGTACTCAGCATGTATTTCCCACGAAGTTCAACGACTGGAGTGTTCGGTGGCAAATACATAGTGGCGACCAGGAACTatttgcgaaagaaaaaaaaagaggattgaaaatatcatttaaaaCAGTTATTTCGTGCAAAAAATCAAGCAGACAATTCCAAGAGCATtttatcaaattgaaaaattttgattgcaTACAAAAAATCACAGATACTTACTCTCAGGTTATTACTGTGCACATTAAGCCTACATTTCCCAGTCGCAGCAGCATTCATATTGCTTTGTCTCAAGTCACCATGAGCGCCATTAACTTTGATGCTGGATATCCTAGCCCGAAGTTCAGGACTATAATGATTGGTTACAGCCTCTTCATATCGCTCTATCCATTGTCTTAAAGGAGCCATGTTAGTTCCCCATGCATCTTGTGTATCCTCCTCTCTATCCTCCAGGCTCATTCTTCTCTTAGTCTTTCTTTTGCCCAGGCCTCGTTTGACAGTTTCCTTTTTACGCACTGCGCTAGTCTGTCTTGGATGAGGATCCCTTCTTTGTCTCTTTGCaacattattgttattgttgttagtGCTTAATCGTCTAACTTGCGGTGGAGGATCAGATTTTCTCCTCAGAGCTGGTTGCTGTGGTtgtggttgttgttgttgttgttgttgttgttgttgttgttgttgttgctgctgctgttgttggtgttgttggtgttgttgttgttgctgctgttggtGCTGCTGAGGTTGTAGTTGCGGTAGtggttgctgttgctgctggacttgttgctgttgttgctgttgctgctgctgggCTTGCtggtgttgttgttgctgctgttgctgctgagGAGCTCGCTTCTTCTGTACTGGATTTACGCCAACGTCAGTATCGGCTGAGCTTGTAGACGACGAATCGGAAGATGTGTCTGAATTCAGAAGCTCCTCGCGCTTTCGAAGTTGCAACGCGCGTGCTCTTTGTCTATCGACACGGCGTGGCCGACACATTTCGCATAGATATTCGTCAGGTATATTAGATCTATCTATACCCATGCAATCCACGTGTTGCCAAACTCTGTGCAAAAAGTACTTTATAGTTAATTCATTATTATGAGCTGATAATCGCCAGCACCAAATCAATAGCCTACCGGGATATTCTACTGGGTTCAATACTGTaaatgattttgaatatatGGAAAACTTTCAATAAAGTATCCTGCATTTTTTAACTATCATGCTATGATCAGCATAATAGAAAATTAGACAAACTAATACTTTATTATAACCAAACAGAATGAGgattcagtaaaaaaaaaaaaaaaatagtcaactTACAAGCAACGATCACAGCAGATCATGTATCCATCATCATGTTCGAATTCgctgtaaaaataagaaaagtaaattttgtCAATGATATAGATCAGGTTTAGTAATGCAACTACATCACAAACCAACAACGGacaaattcaaatattcgcAATTAATGAC is a window of Neodiprion pinetum isolate iyNeoPine1 chromosome 4, iyNeoPine1.2, whole genome shotgun sequence DNA encoding:
- the upSET gene encoding inactive histone-lysine N-methyltransferase 2E isoform X2 — its product is MSFVLQLGSVEKTSEEVSNNNTSVLPQELAGSIPTISGVIGKPLIATGNCNNKTQNLQQNLKTVNITTVTAGSALSPTVKPVTVTYPVNRTVRDAQRIGGTQTNTTQVLTTRVISQKLPQSTYQIHPTSLPLNSAAHAVHLPIKSLHSPGTNVPKIQSLPSPTVPQNANVQTKILATLPNAVQTKQLQPATITNFQTTMHQKLQVSTQQILSTTGVKTITTTSVPNVQRIQVKSQGIGGKSQTVNLQKVKTITNVNNQTGQRGGNLPRIQTVPKSQVITPTTQTMQVSMSQVMNSANMQRIQQVNSSNAQQQQQQQHVQKVNQPLNIGNVQKVTQVFNNQKVQTQVITNTAGHGIQKVQHSGLQQVQQMPQKRAQRATHKGLGVQRQQQPATLNNFSKTVNSVAGIQKIQTNAQQQQKNLQTTQQQRPQSMEVLQKSQTLATVNSNKTQSVPNITKSNSVPNISKLQHNQNLRNVAKQQIASQQQQQQQQQQQQQQQQQQQLKVHTPQISQLQQQLMHQTSQPQQQQQQQNIVQKQQQQMNVVSQTQKCQPNTGVQQKVATITSVPNNQRVQATANSKAQQQQQQQQQQQPQQPQPQMVLRVGPQKNQSQNMQPGNLKPVSQKMINSVKPLNQQNVVQQSNRTVNSQPVKIIQQQQQNIIGPQNTQKQPGCIKTIPPQKPTQRNHVQKMSGIKTSLNTNLSSLKGQGTPSSIAQQKTCIKTLLPQQPGGPNVLPHKNQPVKIQQQTIQQKQLVITAQYPQQTRAQTGQIKTLLPVASADTRRESENKNETEAYSAKDDSTQPDPQSPVRRMPLPYECLQFVLQDHNYGAPPPRTPPPASPPPHPKQQPINGGTSSAAVSQHPFIYGQVSSKNVEDDAGSAISSEAGREAEPEGEETETAPEGEGDDEDSVTRCICEFEHDDGYMICCDRCLVWQHVDCMGIDRSNIPDEYLCEMCRPRRVDRQRARALQLRKREELLNSDTSSDSSSTSSADTDVGVNPVQKKRAPQQQQQQQQHQQAQQQQQQQQQQVQQQQQPLPQLQPQQHQQQQQQQHQQHQQQQQQQQQQQQQQQQQQQPQPQQPALRRKSDPPPQVRRLSTNNNNNNVAKRQRRDPHPRQTSAVRKKETVKRGLGKRKTKRRMSLEDREEDTQDAWGTNMAPLRQWIERYEEAVTNHYSPELRARISSIKVNGAHGDLRQSNMNAAATGKCRLNVHSNNLRFLVATMYLPPNTPVVELRGKYMLSTQHRPSHPQGRQHAQRPGPFVFFYRLPRDGTEVCVDTRTYGNDARFVRRSCKPNAEVKHCIEKGTLHLYIVTTTNIEKNAEITIKHEQHDIMLSPNPNSPVAPLICACNNTRECQVATMGQPGRRGSNGALAENADGRERRRRGRRNTVCEDSDSLSAVSTISVTQTTPTPVPAPTAAPPRRTITNANVSATVTRQVAKEEPSTTVQQPLTSPSITPSQAPESNKKDKKKMTREERKMEAIMKAFERLEKAEQRKQEVQARNAQRKESGGTHSDNEESQVTSAPPLKQKSQNTERPVRRKRRKGRARTTSSSHSQQSRCRTRLNSADSDISSGEESNSLQSPPLPNQSYPPIRGMPSYTSHLHTPTKDVTDSGSVGATGHHGIPTAAGLLLALANSNIPGPSSPPLQQPTPIKSPTCDSGASSSSQSSTPSTPLSSACLLVAAAVGPLAPGFKFPKTKKVLMNEWLKESPDPPQTHIPQISPIPAVPPAPLNNPVNQLNKPTDFLSPTDPSPEFLTQSYAAKSLATLVQAANSVSGICDSPPQRRQTITGNSSCSGSTGSAKKRWLRQAISEECDSPNSRPESPPNEIVAAPPKKRRIARESLSSDNYTPPTTPTLLTSEQPTLSQPTCHNEDEFVDMPQSPINERSTPNLEYGQDNVKDEVDSESETADVHELKEKIEFTNSKFDNPESALCIKDEKDDEPMPMVKSGSVLPEKALSNEFVKDEKPLKNSQSPCKSEPAVIKSEISDAQLMSVNKTEPNQVKDEPTEHQGESQHIKKEPITLKKETQVVLIEKGTVEIVDQNEPDTEMEDLSSPIAAMESDAVLKQRAAEMRLEFSGSIAEIVNIASENEKSDDDRKFENNRSDEVKSDDNMSIDEFDVEAQMMKITGDDGNDYKEKVDTSSEKDKSMDGIEGLMESSKEDSESEDRDMDDLKEESISFKEFHINSKMRAFREFERKPEKRDFIDFENKQTTNRDNFEPPKVHNLGESVTLSEESILESTSSNIDVESIADAPQIQFPIPPLSERIRKKPEQTQPAKLQLDFEASIIESTIEIEVGNASTEDGQKSMLSSALRELLEAKIDVDPEPVKMEISNEEMNVISNDDQMDRISCTNPVKNVDDVIKPDKDPVRVENVSERVEENVSNEPKRLKDPRTITPTDMPAPSASKPEIPAPVKRKVRTLSISEYRKRKQQSTGTPPEPEPEPSTDMLSERGGARGRSDSASSGTSSLSSDEEGNSKVALDLPSLTTLPLFINVDSDEKKGGEEGVMGWSAAPTLVERQRENLTERLKREFGLFLSDDEEERARKQGLTAEAILKARKLSPSAHAPIPIAATVYPSPQLPPQPYIPPPGSAPIHFPQFQAKPVPVQYSNFAVPQAVSQPIYPSAAAQPLPNKQQTQQFLIPQAPPGSNPYPPQFVPSSSTVPAQRFPTAPPPPPPPPPLTAQFFPPPSQAQKTFFNHPTPRT
- the upSET gene encoding inactive histone-lysine N-methyltransferase 2E isoform X4; this translates as MSFVLQLGSVEKTSEEVSNNNTSVLPQELAGSIPTISGVIGKPLIATGNCNNKTQNLQQNLKTVNITTVTAGSALSPTVKPVTVTYPVNRTVRDAQRIGGTQTNTTQVLTTRVISQKLPQSTYQIHPTSLPLNSAAHAVHLPIKSLHSPGTNVPKIQSLPSPTVPQNANVQTKILATLPNAVQTKQLQPATITNFQTTMHQKLQVSTQQILSTTGVKTITTTSVPNVQRIQVKSQGIGGKSQTVNLQKVKTITNVNNQTGQRGGNLPRIQTVPKSQVITPTTQTMQVSMSQVMNSANMQRIQQVNSSNAQQQQQQQHVQKVNQPLNIGNVQKVTQVFNNQKVQTQVITNTAGHGIQKVQHSGLQQVQQMPQKRAQRATHKGLGVQRQQQPATLNNFSKTVNSVAGIQKIQTNAQQQQKNLQTTQQQRPQSMEVLQKSQTLATVNSNKTQSVPNITKSNSVPNISKLQHNQNLRNVAKQQIASQQQQQQQQQQQQQQQQQQQLKVHTPQISQLQQQLMHQTSQPQQQQQQQNIVQKQQQQMNVVSQTQKCQPNTGVQQKVATITSVPNNQRVQATANSKAQQQQQQQQQQQPQQPQPQMVLRVGPQKNQSQNMQPGNLKPVSQKMINSVKPLNQQNVVQQSNRTVNSQPVKIIQQQQQNIIGPQNTQKQPGCIKTIPPQKPTQRNHVQKMSGIKTSLNTNLSSLKGQGTPSSIAQQKTCIKTLLPQQPGGPNVLPHKNQPVKIQQQTIQQKQLVITAQYPQQTRAQTGQIKTLLPVASADTRRESENKNETEAYSAKDDSTQPDPQSPVRRMPLPYEFVLQDHNYGAPPPRTPPPASPPPHPKQQPINGGTSSAAVSQHPFIYGQAVSSKNVEDDAGSAISSEAGREAEPEGEETETAPEGEGDDEDSVTRCICEFEHDDGYMICCDRCLVWQHVDCMGIDRSNIPDEYLCEMCRPRRVDRQRARALQLRKREELLNSDTSSDSSSTSSADTDVGVNPVQKKRAPQQQQQQQQHQQAQQQQQQQQQQVQQQQQPLPQLQPQQHQQQQQQQHQQHQQQQQQQQQQQQQQQQQQQPQPQQPALRRKSDPPPQVRRLSTNNNNNNVAKRQRRDPHPRQTSAVRKKETVKRGLGKRKTKRRMSLEDREEDTQDAWGTNMAPLRQWIERYEEAVTNHYSPELRARISSIKVNGAHGDLRQSNMNAAATGKCRLNVHSNNLRFLVATMYLPPNTPVVELRGKYMLSTQHRPSHPQGRQHAQRPGPFVFFYRLPRDGTEVCVDTRTYGNDARFVRRSCKPNAEVKHCIEKGTLHLYIVTTTNIEKNAEITIKHEQHDIMLSPNPNSPVAPLICACNNTRECQVATMGQPGRRGSNGALAENADGRERRRRGRRNTVCEDSDSLSAVSTISVTQTTPTPVPAPTAAPPRRTITNANVSATVTRQVAKEEPSTTVQQPLTSPSITPSQAPESNKKDKKKMTREERKMEAIMKAFERLEKAEQRKQEVQARNAQRKESGGTHSDNEESQVTSAPPLKQKSQNTERPVRRKRRKGRARTTSSSHSQQSRCRTRLNSADSDISSGEESNSLQSPPLPNQSYPPIRGMPSYTSHLHTPTKDVTDSGSVGATGHHGIPTAAGLLLALANSNIPGPSSPPLQQPTPIKSPTCDSGASSSSQSSTPSTPLSSACLLVAAAVGPLAPGFKFPKTKKVLMNEWLKESPDPPQTHIPQISPIPAVPPAPLNNPVNQLNKPTDFLSPTDPSPEFLTQSYAAKSLATLVQAANSVSGICDSPPQRRQTITGNSSCSGSTGSAKKRWLRQAISEECDSPNSRPESPPNEIVAAPPKKRRIARESLSSDNYTPPTTPTLLTSEQPTLSQPTCHNEDEFVDMPQSPINERSTPNLEYGQDNVKDEVDSESETADVHELKEKIEFTNSKFDNPESALCIKDEKDDEPMPMVKSGSVLPEKALSNEFVKDEKPLKNSQSPCKSEPAVIKSEISDAQLMSVNKTEPNQVKDEPTEHQGESQHIKKEPITLKKETQVVLIEKGTVEIVDQNEPDTEMEDLSSPIAAMESDAVLKQRAAEMRLEFSGSIAEIVNIASENEKSDDDRKFENNRSDEVKSDDNMSIDEFDVEAQMMKITGDDGNDYKEKVDTSSEKDKSMDGIEGLMESSKEDSESEDRDMDDLKEESISFKEFHINSKMRAFREFERKPEKRDFIDFENKQTTNRDNFEPPKVHNLGESVTLSEESILESTSSNIDVESIADAPQIQFPIPPLSERIRKKPEQTQPAKLQLDFEASIIESTIEIEVGNASTEDGQKSMLSSALRELLEAKIDVDPEPVKMEISNEEMNVISNDDQMDRISCTNPVKNVDDVIKPDKDPVRVENVSERVEENVSNEPKRLKDPRTITPTDMPAPSASKPEIPAPVKRKVRTLSISEYRKRKQQSTGTPPEPEPEPSTDMLSERGGARGRSDSASSGTSSLSSDEEGNSKVALDLPSLTTLPLFINVDSDEKKGGEEGVMGWSAAPTLVERQRENLTERLKREFGLFLSDDEEERARKQGLTAEAILKARKLSPSAHAPIPIAATVYPSPQLPPQPYIPPPGSAPIHFPQFQAKPVPVQYSNFAVPQAVSQPIYPSAAAQPLPNKQQTQQFLIPQAPPGSNPYPPQFVPSSSTVPAQRFPTAPPPPPPPPPLTAQFFPPPSQAQKTFFNHPTPRT